One Deltaproteobacteria bacterium genomic region harbors:
- a CDS encoding single-stranded DNA-binding protein, with translation MSRGGANAFAEKVLRVERGLSRELAALWFGAPVTHVYDPLSYAMRPHAAFVRRYAQGPVPILFLGMNPGPYGMAQTGVPFGEVAAVRGWLGIEGPVAKPAREHPKRPVDGFACERSEVSGARVWGAVAAHWEKPERFFAEAFVLNYCPLVFMEASGKNRTPDQLPRAERDALFAACDRALAKLASLFAPRVVVGIGRFAADRARAALPGSARVGEILHPSPASPAANRGWAKQAAAQLRALGVCQG, from the coding sequence AGCGGGGGCTGTCGCGGGAGCTCGCGGCGCTTTGGTTTGGGGCGCCGGTGACGCATGTGTACGACCCGCTGTCGTACGCGATGCGGCCGCATGCGGCGTTCGTGCGGCGGTATGCGCAGGGGCCGGTGCCCATTCTCTTCCTGGGGATGAATCCGGGGCCCTACGGGATGGCGCAGACGGGGGTGCCGTTCGGCGAGGTCGCGGCGGTACGCGGCTGGCTCGGGATCGAGGGGCCGGTGGCGAAGCCGGCGCGCGAGCACCCGAAGCGGCCGGTCGACGGGTTCGCGTGTGAGCGCAGTGAGGTGAGCGGCGCGCGGGTGTGGGGCGCGGTTGCGGCGCACTGGGAGAAGCCGGAGCGCTTTTTCGCGGAGGCGTTCGTCCTGAACTACTGCCCGCTCGTGTTCATGGAGGCGAGCGGGAAGAACCGCACGCCGGATCAGCTGCCGCGCGCAGAACGCGACGCGCTCTTCGCCGCGTGCGACCGCGCGCTCGCGAAGCTCGCTTCGCTGTTCGCGCCGCGCGTCGTGGTGGGCATCGGGCGCTTCGCGGCCGATCGTGCGCGCGCTGCGCTGCCGGGCAGCGCGCGCGTCGGCGAGATCCTGCACCCGAGCCCCGCCAGCCCCGCGGCGAATCGCGGCTGGGCGAAGCAGGCCGCGGCGCAGCTGCGCGCGCTCGGCGTGTGCCAGGGCTGA